AGTAGCATTTTGTTCTCTTCTATATTGTGCCTTTTATTCCCCACCCAACTCCTTGCAGGCTGAAGTGGAAAGCAGACAAAACATATTTCCCCAAAAACCTCTTTTAGGGATATAGATATGAAAAGAGCCTCACATTTTTTGATGTTGTGTGTCTTCCAAGGCATTTCTGGTCCATGGCAACCCCATCAttgagttttctggggctgagagtgtgaccTGTCCAAGGCCACCCATTGGGAtttcatgactgagcagagaTTTATCCTGGTCTCCACAGTCTAACTCAAACTGCTATACCAGTTTGTAGAAATTTACTTTTTAGACTGCAACCATCTCAGATATCCATGCTGGCTAGGGCATTCTggggagtcatagtccaaaaagGACATTTTGCCAGGCTTTGCAACAGAACCAGGCATGCAGAaggaagtacagtgttccctcgcttctTCGTTGTTTGTTTTTAACGGACTCGCTATTTCGcaagtttttgaaaatattaataaaagatataaaatattaaatatttacgtcCAAGGGAGGCCAGGGACCCAGAAGTGTGGCGGCCTGAGGCACAGCGGGGaaagcctgcctccctggcctccacagagccCAGAAGTGCGGCAGCTTGAGACgcagcggggaaggcctgcctccctggcctgctgctgtctGTGTGGCTCCGGAGGTgctgcagaggccagggaggcaggcaggtgaccttgggatgggccgggaggtgggtaaggaagcgtgggtaagaaaataatatataaaatacataaagtaatatataaatattaaaattaatatggtgtccctacttcgcgtattttcacttatcacgggtcgTCCTAGAAcggaacccccacaataagtgagggaacactgtacttcagTTCATTAACTCAACAAACCAAgtattcctcctccttttccttctattCTATACCTCATTTGCTACAATCCGGAATGTCCAAATGTCTGTCATCCAAGCTGAGctaggcgtgtgtgtgtgtgtgtatgaaacgTACTCAAAAGTTCTAGATTTCTCAAGTCAGCCACTGCTCTAGTGACCAAGCCTTCTCTATCAGTACTTCCATAACACTCTCCAAGAAGCAGTTTAGAAAAACGtacttttccaaaatgttttgaaGCTCTGCTCATAGGAGACAAGGGATTTCTTGCCTGCTTGGTTCTTTCCAGAAAGAATCTCTTGTATGAGCCAATAGGGTGTAGTCATTTGAGCATCTGACTATGAATTTGGAAAACAGGTTTTGAATAACAACTTGAAACCCACTAGTTGACTATgggtctctcagcctcagaagaaagacAAACAATGCTAAGAAAACCTTGCAGTAGGGTTGCCAtaataagttgaaaatgactcgAAGATACACAACAGTCTCCTTTGCATTGAAGGCTTGCCTCTGATTTCTTCTTTTGGGAAAGAATCCGGAATTTATTGCTGATGGGCAGAGAGTAGGGATTTAGTTCAACATATCAGTGTAGCATCTCTTGCAAGCCTCGTATTTTTGTCCTATTCCCCAAACTTGTTACTTTGGACCGCATTCTTGTTTTACTGATTATAAACTCTTCTTCAGCACATCCCAGGGTTTCAAAACTGATTTCTACGGAGCCCTCTTTTAACTGTGAACTTGTACGCACCACCTAACAACAGTCAGACCAAGGTAGATCCTCTTAATCTACAGTGTACGCTGACCTATTTCAAAAAGTAATAACTTGTTTACAGCCTCTTTGTCGACTGTGCCAAATCCATGCGTAAACCAGTACCTAACTGCACTTCTAGACGTTAACCAGTAGCCATGAAATGCATTTCCTGTGTTAATCAGtattcttaaaaataaaatatttataatggaACGTTTCCAGTTCTTTTCATCATGTTAATAGGAATCAgtgtagtatagtggtttgagtgttggacctgGACTTTAAAAGGTACATAAATCTATCAGCACTCTTTCGACACATGGCTTATTTCATACTCCACTTTGGTCTTGAACGTTCCCATAAATCAACGCAGTTCCAAATTTGCAAGATCACATCCCAAATATGATTTTATCCTGTGTAATAATTGGGTAAAATAAACATCttattctagaacagtggttcccaacctgtggtctgtggaccaccagtggtccctatgaactaaaatatggtccgcggcctcaccattactacaccgttgcaatgagagtgactggtcttgtgaaaccctcttatagtgccgataCAACGGGGATGACAGGAGGGGAGAGGATGACTACCCATGAAATGTGTGACAACAAGCCTCTTGACTGatgcttctcctccctccccaagCAGAGCCGTTCCATGTGGCGCCTGGAAGGAGGGGTACCTTGGTgttttcatttttaggcctggggttatttggggtgccgattcagaaaactattggatagacaacatcagcagtagattattacatatggttttctgtggaagagccaatggtgactactggatggcattggttctgtatcagaaactagagctaatgtggtctatccaatgcaattttctgaatcagcaccccaaataaccaaaccgcatctaaagtggtggtgctcatctctaagccaaagagccggcgttgtccgtagacacctccaaggtcatgtggccagcatgactgcatggagtgtcgttacatTCCtgaagaagcagtacctattgatctgctctcatttgcatgttttcgaacggctagattggcagaagctgggcctaacagcaagagctcacctaCTTAACTcgagtctaatgctcacctttttttggctaaattaccttgccaatATGACACATTAGATTTGTGTCATATGGTGCTAAGTcaaagcaaaaagggaagctgcttcaggagcctcGTTAAGGAacttcatctctaatttaatggctatgtctcaatgctatgtgatcctgggatttgtcctttggtgaagcatcagcattctttggcaaaaaaaggctcaagaccttgtgaaacgacAGCTcctatgactccatagcattgaaccaagacaATTCAAGTGGATTTGTTCTacggcatagatgcaccccaaggttttcctttccatcgctggaagctttggtgttctgaCACTtttgtttccaaagaaggaatcctaagtaggcagcaactgtaataCGGACAAATGACAAAGTGCACTTCTTGTTGCTGTGCATGACATTCGTCAGCaaatctttttgtttttgttttgggagTTTGAAAATTTAGGTACttattcaatggcacattagacttgaataaatacagtatataacTATTGCAACCAGATTTATCTATGTTCAAAGACGGAAAAAATTACGAAGATGTGTGAATTAACGAAAATGGACCAACTCGTAAAGCTGATGAAGGAGAAATCTCTAAATCAATATCCAGAAAGAAATGGGGCCTATTTATTACAAAGCAAAGATTAGATCAAATCATTAttgaattataatttttttaaagtcctaTAGTAAATGTCTAAAAAACATCACCCAAGTTCTCCAAACACTTTTGCAAACCCTTTTGGGTCCACAATATTCCCGAAGCGGAGGGAAAAATACAGAAACAGATCTTGGTTGTACTGCTGGAATTTCAGTAGCAGGTCGTTCCGGTTTTCGCCGACATCCCCCAAAGTCATCACCGTTTCCACTGGGCAGTAGATGTCCTTCCTCTTGCCCCAGAAGGTCAAGTGTGAGACCTTTAGTAGCGTGTCATCCCCATTCAGGTACATCATGCCGACAATCCGCCGGAGGTAGAAGCTCATGCCGTAAAGCATGGCGGCAGCAAAGCAAGCGATGCCGGTGCAGTAGAGGCACTGGCTCTGAGGGACTTGGTTTTGCCAGTAAAGGACCCAGATTGGAGGGAGAAGCAGGACAGTGAGCGACGTCTGCAGCAGTTTTAGCCTTGACAGAATCCGGCAAAAATGGATCCCGGGGAACCTGTAAATCAGCCGGAACTGATCCGAATGTTTGGAGATTGAGGTCTCCTTCTGAGTGTGAGATGAAACGCTGAGGCATTGAAATGGGACTGTTGGTCTCCGGAAGGAACGGAGCAGAACCCGATCTTCCTTGAAGCTCTGCAGATTCAATTTGCTTGGGCGACATCTCCTACAGCACGAGAACAAGGGAAAGCGGATAGCAAGGATCCCAGCCTGGAAAAACAAACATACATTTCTGTATTAAACTATACATTCTTTCATACTAGGGTTTCAACCACCGAACCCTTTTTTTGAAAAGCATCAAGCCAATGCCCCTTGTACTTCAAGATGTGGCTCTACCAGACTATAATCCCCAGCATCCAAAGGCCTCGGGGAGCCcaagagcatttatttatttacttacttttcttttcatcctgcctttctcctagtATAGGGCCTCAAGGTGGCTAATGACAGATTGGGCACAAATTTAACAACATAACTGCACTGCAATTGGGGTTCGGGATGCAAACGGCAGGTGGTTTGGGATGCAGGCAGCAAGCAAGGTCCAACCACATTGGTCtcccctccttccatccatccatccaactaaatataatataatatattgtatatacatataatatttgtaatattataatgtaataaaatataatactactactaataatacaatattataattataattatatatatttatattacatgtaatattactaataatattacaatataatggtacagtacaatacagtaattataatattgatattgtactatgctaacaatataatatattgtgtgtgtgtatcttgaaagccgctctgagtccccttcagggtgagaagggcggcatataaatgtcgcaaataaataaataaataatatatagatgAACCAACTGGCATCcagatagaaagataaataaaGAGGAGATATATGTAGCTTGCTTCTGCATCCAAAACCAGCTGCAGTCCATAGACAGACAGATGTTGACAGATATATAGCTttagagatagattagataaatAAGACAC
The sequence above is a segment of the Anolis sagrei isolate rAnoSag1 chromosome Y, rAnoSag1.mat, whole genome shotgun sequence genome. Coding sequences within it:
- the LOC132781981 gene encoding LOW QUALITY PROTEIN: transmembrane protein 186 (The sequence of the model RefSeq protein was modified relative to this genomic sequence to represent the inferred CDS: deleted 3 bases in 2 codons), which encodes MVILLRSGVPRGLEARNPTRPHQRDCGSCSPEHLEGKPNGSCQGSGLGRMQKAGILAIRFPLFSCCRRCRPSKLNLQSFKEDRVLLRSFRRPTVPFQCLSVSSHTQKETSISKHSDQFRLIYRFPGIHFCRILSRLKLLQTSLTVLLLPPIWVLYWQNQVPQSQCLYCTGIACFAAAMLYGMSFYLRRIVGMMYLNGDDTLLKVSHLTFWGKRKDIYCPVETVMTLGDVGENRNDLLLKFQQYNQDLFLYFSLRFGNIVDPKGFAKVFGELG